DNA sequence from the Paenibacillus physcomitrellae genome:
AGTTCAAATACTTCCCGCTCCCGATGAGTAAGCAAAAATTTGCTGTTGCGATCGCTGCCCTTCAAAATGTGTCACCCCTCCTTGCCCGGGTTTTGTTGTCTAACAAGGTTAAGGGATACAGTCAACACATTTTATGAGAGGGTCCACTTATTGGTGCGATGGCGAGTTAAAAATGGGCTTACTCCCCCGGCACTTATACAATGCCGGGGAGTTCAGCTTTATTTAAACGCCATCGCCGCCTGAACGGCTTTTTTCCAGCCGCTGTACAACGCTTCCCACTCCTCCTGCGGCATTGCCGGTTCATATCGCTGCGCCAGCTTCGATTTGCTGCAGATTTCCTCGCGGCCGCTCCAGAAACCGACGGCCAGGCCGGCGAGATACGCCGCGCCAAGCGCCGTCGTTTCGCTGATTTCCGGCACTTCGACCGGCACATCCAGCAGCCCGCTGAGGAACTCCATCAGGAAGCGGTTGGCCACCGCCCCGCCGTCGGCGCGCAGCGTCGGCACCGCGATGCCTGAATCCTGCTCCATCGCTTGCAGGATGTCTTTCGTTTGGTACACAAGCGACTCCAGCGTCGCACGGATGAAATGCTCCTTGCTGGTGCCGCGCGTCAAACCAAACACGGCGCCCCGGACGTCGCTGTCCCAATAAGGGCTGCCCAGTCCAACAAAAGCCGGCACCACGTACACGCCTTCCGTAGAGGCAACTCTCTGCGCATACGTTTCGCTGTCCTTCGCCGATTTGATCATCCGCAGCCCGTCGCGCAGCCACTGCACCGCAGAACCCGCTACAAAAATGCTGCCCTCCAGCGCATATTCCACTTTGCCGTTTATTCCCCAGGCAATAGAGGTAATGAGGCCGTGTTCCGAGTCCACGGGCCTGCTGCCGGTGTTCATCAGCATAAAACAGCCCGTGCCGTAGGTCGTTTTGACCATACCTTCTTCAAAGCAGGTTTGCCCGAACAAAGCCGCCTGCTGGTCTCCCGCCGCCCCCGCGATCGGCACCCTGGCGCCGAAGAAATGATATTCCACCGTGTGGGCATAAATCTCGGAGGACGAGCGGACCTCCGGCAGCATCGCTTTCGGAATGTTCAAAATTTCGAGCAGCTCCTCATCCCAGCCCAGCTCGTGAATGTTGTACATCAGCGTGCGCGAAGCGTTCGAGTAGTCGGTCACATGAGCAAGACCGCCCGACAGCTTCCAGATCAGCCAGGAATCGACGGTGCCGAACAGCAGCTCCCCGCGTTCCGCCCGCTCTCTTGCGCCGTCTACGTGATCCAGAATCCATTTCACTTTGGTGCCGGAGAAATAAGGATCGATAAGCAGGCCTGTTTTTTGATGAAAAAGCTCCTGCAGCCCCCGCCGTTTCAAATCCTCGCAAATCTCCGACGTTTGCCGGGACTGCCAGACGATGGCGTTGTAAACGGGGATGCCCGTATTTTTATCCCAGACGATAGCGGTTTCCCGCTGGTTGGTGATCCCGATGCCGCTGACGTCCGCAGCCTTCACGCCCGACTCCGACAAGCAGGAGGCAATCACCGCCAGAATGGAACCCCAGATTTCATTGGCATTTTGCTCCACCCAACCCGGCTTTGGAAAATATTGCGGGAACTCGTGCTGCGCCGAATGCACCATCCGTCCTTCCTTGTCGAATAAAATAGCCCGCGAGCTGGTCGTGCCTTGATCCAGAGCCATGATATATTGCCCCATTATCCGTTCCTCCCCGTCCTCTTGGATGAGATTTACCCTTTATATAGTTATAGTAAGAGAAAGCCGCGAATTTGTAAAAAAAGTCACACCGGCTCAAACGGCTTCGCCTCTCGCTTCTGCACCTCCTTGAAGCAAAAAAAAGCCCCGCAATGCGGGGCATAAGAAATTTGGCTTCAAAGCCTATACAAATAAAGGCTGGTGCCTCTTATTAATCCCGGTCCGTCAGCCTCCTGCGCCAAGGTGTTCCCAGCTTCGGCAGCGCCCAGCGGTCAAGCCCGTACCAGCCCGCCACCTTCCAGGCCATTACGAGCCAGGTCGCCAGCACAAACAAAATCGGATTGGTGCTGAGCGTACCGGCGAACAAATAGCTGACATTCATTACTCCTCCAAAAAATGCTGCAATCCCGGTTAATAAACCTACAATCAATCCGATCCCGACAAGCACTTCACCGAATGCAACCAGATAGGAAAAAACTTTGGCGTTCGGCAGAACAAACTCCCTCAGAAAGGAAGCGTACCATCCGGTTACGTCGGCATGTTCCCCGCCGGCCTCTGCTTTGGTGAGCGCCCCCTGCAGAAAACCCGATAACCCGGTTCCGGCCTTGGAGCCGACCCAGGCATCCGAATTCACTTTCTCCCAGCCCGCCGACAGCCATTCATAACCGACGTATAAACGGATAATCAGCCAAATCCAGGCGGAACGTGTGCTGGAGAACAGAAAACGCGACACCGGATTTTCAGGAACGATGATTTCCTTGCCATACAAAGGATTACTTTCAGATGGTTTACTCAAAGTGAATTTCTCCTTTCTTCTACTGCTCATTTTTACATTATCCGGAGAGGCAGCAGCCATTATACACCGGATGGAAAAATAACACAGACTCTCTTCTGACAAAAAGACCGATTCTCCTTCTTTCTAAAAGAATTTCGATTTCCTTGTTTTACTAAAGTTAGGGATTGACGGAATAAAGAGGTCTGACTATGATAGATTTATCACATTGCAATTGATAATCATTATCAAATAAACTTACATATAAAGGAGCTCGATTATGAACATACGTTATGCCTTAGCTTTTACCGCTTTAGCAGCTGTTCTGGTGACTGCAGGCTGCTCAAGTAACACTAATAATGCAGCTGGCAGCACGCCAGCTGCCGCTAATTCCACTAATGCCGCTAACTCGGCAGCAGACACTTCTGCCGCAAACTCAGCAACTACTTCCCCTTCCGATGCCTCTGCCGTCGACTTGACCGCAGCCATCGACAGCTACAGAGCTTACGTCATTCAGGAAACGGACGCCCTGGTGAAAGATACCGGCTCATTTGTCGACGCGATCAACAGTGGGAAACTTGAAGAAGCCAAACAGCTGTATGCACCAGCCAGAATGCATTACGAGAGAATCGAACCGATTGCCGAAGCTTTAGGAGATCTGGATCCAAACATCGACGCACGGGACGGAGATGTAGAGCCTGCTGAATGGCGCGGCTTCCACCGGCTGGAGAAAGCGCTGTGGGAAGACAAATCGACGGATGGCACCAAAGAGTTTGCTGACCGTCTGCTAAGCGACACCAAACTGCTTCGGGCTAAAGTCGAAACCGTAGAGATTGATCCTTCCCTGCTCGTTACGGGAGCCGTCGAACTTCTGAATGAGGTGTCCACCTCCAAGGTGACGGGCGAAGAGGACCGCTACTCGCGTACGGATCTGTATGATTTCGCGGCAAACGTTGAAGGCGCTCAAAAAATTTATGAGCTGCTAAAACCAAGCCTGGCCGACAAAGACGCCGAGCTGAACCAGAAGATCGCTGACAGCTTTAAAGTATTGCAGGATGAATTAAACGCCTATGCCAAAGACGGCGGGTATGTCTCTTATGACGTGCTTAAGGAAGACGAAGTCCGCAAATTAAGTCAGAACCTGGACGCGCTCGCAGAACCGCTGTCTCAAATGGGTACTTTACTGGGAGTGTAATCTAATGAAGAAGAAGTTATCTGAAAACACTATAAGTCATAATGAAACCGGGACGTCTGACAAGACGCCCGGTTCTCTGCTGAATAAACCTGTAAGCCGCCGGGATATTTTGAAAATGGCTGGCGTAGGCGGCCTTGGCCTCCTGCTGGGCGGCGGAGCGGCCGGAGCTTTGTTTTCCAGTACGCAGGCCATTGCGCGCCGCAAAAAAGTATTGAATGCCGGCAGGTCCGACCGGACGGTTTATCCCTTTTACGGGAAACATCAGGCAGGCATTATTACCCCTTCGCAAAACTTCATGTGTTTTGCTTCCTTTGACCTGACTTCAACCCAACTGGACGAAGTGAGGGCTTTGTTCAAGAAATGGACCACGGCGGCAGCCAGCATGACGCAAGGCCTGATGCTCGGCGACGAGCCCGCCAACACCAATCCTAATTTGCCGCCAGCCGACACCGGGGAAGCGGCCGGGTTGATTCCTTCCAAAACAACGATTACCTTCGGCGTAGGCCCTTCCTTCTTTGACAGCCGGTTTGGTCTGGCCGGCAAACGCCCGGCAGCCTTCCCGGATCTGCCAAAGTTCCGGGGCGATGCCCTGCAGTCTGAATGGTGCGGCGGGGATGTTGGCGTTCAGGTATGCGCCGATGATCTGCAGGTCGCTTTCCATGCCGTACGCAACCTGGCCCGAATTGCCAGAGGTACGGCCGTGCTACGCTGGACGCAGGAAGGCTTCCAGCGGACAACGGCCGCTGAACCGTCTTCAGGCACTCCACGAAATCTGATGGGTTTCAAAGACGGAACCGGGAATCCCGATGTCAATGACGAAGAGCAGATGAAGCAGGTCGTTTGGGTTCAGCCGGAAGACGGCGCTCCATGGATGGCCCAGGGAAGCTACATGGTTGTGAGACGCATCCGCATGCGTCTTGAGGTTTGGGATCGATCCACCCTGGATGACCAGCAGCAGACCTTTGGGCGCTACCGCGACAGCGGTGCTCCGCTTGGGGCTCATAACGAATTTGATCCGCTCGATTTCAGCGCTAAAGACGCATCGGGGAATCCGGCTATTCCCGTGAATGCCCATTCCCGCCTTGCCCATATGGATGGCAAAACCAAGCTGCTGCGCCGGGCCTATTCGTACTCCAGCGGTTTGGATCTGAAAACGGGCCAGCTGGATGCGGGTTTATTCTTTATCTGCTTCCAACGGGATATTAGAAAGCAGTTTGTCGCGATGCAGGAAAGACTAGCAGCCAGTGATAAGCTAAACGAATATATCTCCCATATCGGCAGCGCCAGCTTTGCCTGCTTCCCGGGTGCAACCGAAGGCGGATATATCGGGGACCAGCTCTTTTAGATAACGAATTCCAGGCAGAAAGAAGGATTCATATGAACGAACAGACACAGGACTGTGCAGCGGATCGCTCGGAACCTGGCAGAGCTGTGCGGTACAACCCATCGAGACAGGCTTTTATTAAGCATCAAATAGATAACGTAACCTGTAAAAGCTATAAAAGATCTAAAAGATCGATTCTTAAGCCGTTCATAGGCCTTCTGCTGGCAGCAGCGTTGCTTCTTGCTCCGCTCTGGCTCACAGGGGCCGAAATCCCTGCATATGCTTCAGATCCAAACGACCAGGCTGTGCTGGATACCCTGCTTCCGCTCGTCGGCGGTGCGCTTGTTGCAGCGGGGAGCGAAGAATGGCCGGAAGCTTCCAAAGAGCTTTCCCAGTTCCGTTCCGCGTGGCAGACCCTGTCCGTACCGGATGATTTCAACAGCCGGATCACCTCGGAGGCTGAAGCTGCGGAGAAAGCGGTCAATTCCCGGGATAAAGACGGCGCTTCCCAAGCCTTGTCCGTTCTCGCGAAGGACGTCAATGCTTATCTGGATACGGCCAGCGGGAGTGGAGCAGCCCAGGGAGAAGCAGCTGCGGCTTCGGCCGCGGATGCCGGCAAACAATCTGCCGGAGACCTGCTGACTCTAAGCGGCAAAGTCGCCAGCGATCTCGAACAGTCCGATCTGGAGTCGGCCAAGCGGGATTACAAAGCGGTCACCGATGGATGGACCAAACTTGAGAACCCGATCCGCCAGGCTCATTTCAGCTTGTACAGCAAGCTGGAGACAAAGATGAGTCTGGTCCGGGTTGCGCTGCAGGCTGAACCCGCCAAAACGGACCAGGCTGCCGCCGAGCTGGCCGAGATGAATGCCATGCTTCAGGATTATTTGGACGGCAAGCTGGACGGGGTACAAGAGGAAGCTCCGGCCGCCGGAAGCGCTTCTCTGGCAGACGCCGTCACCTTGCTGCATAACGCCTCGGCGCAGATTGATTACGCTGATGCGGCCGGTGCCCAAGACAAACTGGAACAGTTTGTTGAAATGTGGCCTTCCGTGGAAGG
Encoded proteins:
- a CDS encoding FTR1 family iron permease, which translates into the protein MNEQTQDCAADRSEPGRAVRYNPSRQAFIKHQIDNVTCKSYKRSKRSILKPFIGLLLAAALLLAPLWLTGAEIPAYASDPNDQAVLDTLLPLVGGALVAAGSEEWPEASKELSQFRSAWQTLSVPDDFNSRITSEAEAAEKAVNSRDKDGASQALSVLAKDVNAYLDTASGSGAAQGEAAAASAADAGKQSAGDLLTLSGKVASDLEQSDLESAKRDYKAVTDGWTKLENPIRQAHFSLYSKLETKMSLVRVALQAEPAKTDQAAAELAEMNAMLQDYLDGKLDGVQEEAPAAGSASLADAVTLLHNASAQIDYADAAGAQDKLEQFVEMWPSVEGAVSISSPSAYQNTENRMTEALGYLASNPPATDKAQTVIGQMLDELEPISKVTSYSAWDAALVMLREGLEAILVVAALLAFAKRANNRPARKFIWSGAVTGLVLSGLLAVLLTFAVSQAASGSTRELTEGLTGLFAVVMMLTIGAWLHGKSSTKAWNAYISKQVGGAIARGSLWSLFTLSGLAILREGAETTIFYIGMAPSISPAELVLGIAGALAALVVLGYCIIRFSSRLPIRPFFLTATVLIYYLVVRFLGESLHALQIAGKLPAHSESGLPTVGWLGVYPTWETIIPQVLLVAWIVYSFTRRPHGQKPDSGHQAPAI
- the glpK gene encoding glycerol kinase GlpK, yielding MGQYIMALDQGTTSSRAILFDKEGRMVHSAQHEFPQYFPKPGWVEQNANEIWGSILAVIASCLSESGVKAADVSGIGITNQRETAIVWDKNTGIPVYNAIVWQSRQTSEICEDLKRRGLQELFHQKTGLLIDPYFSGTKVKWILDHVDGARERAERGELLFGTVDSWLIWKLSGGLAHVTDYSNASRTLMYNIHELGWDEELLEILNIPKAMLPEVRSSSEIYAHTVEYHFFGARVPIAGAAGDQQAALFGQTCFEEGMVKTTYGTGCFMLMNTGSRPVDSEHGLITSIAWGINGKVEYALEGSIFVAGSAVQWLRDGLRMIKSAKDSETYAQRVASTEGVYVVPAFVGLGSPYWDSDVRGAVFGLTRGTSKEHFIRATLESLVYQTKDILQAMEQDSGIAVPTLRADGGAVANRFLMEFLSGLLDVPVEVPEISETTALGAAYLAGLAVGFWSGREEICSKSKLAQRYEPAMPQEEWEALYSGWKKAVQAAMAFK
- a CDS encoding DoxX family protein, encoding MSKPSESNPLYGKEIIVPENPVSRFLFSSTRSAWIWLIIRLYVGYEWLSAGWEKVNSDAWVGSKAGTGLSGFLQGALTKAEAGGEHADVTGWYASFLREFVLPNAKVFSYLVAFGEVLVGIGLIVGLLTGIAAFFGGVMNVSYLFAGTLSTNPILFVLATWLVMAWKVAGWYGLDRWALPKLGTPWRRRLTDRD
- the efeB gene encoding iron uptake transporter deferrochelatase/peroxidase subunit, encoding MKKKLSENTISHNETGTSDKTPGSLLNKPVSRRDILKMAGVGGLGLLLGGGAAGALFSSTQAIARRKKVLNAGRSDRTVYPFYGKHQAGIITPSQNFMCFASFDLTSTQLDEVRALFKKWTTAAASMTQGLMLGDEPANTNPNLPPADTGEAAGLIPSKTTITFGVGPSFFDSRFGLAGKRPAAFPDLPKFRGDALQSEWCGGDVGVQVCADDLQVAFHAVRNLARIARGTAVLRWTQEGFQRTTAAEPSSGTPRNLMGFKDGTGNPDVNDEEQMKQVVWVQPEDGAPWMAQGSYMVVRRIRMRLEVWDRSTLDDQQQTFGRYRDSGAPLGAHNEFDPLDFSAKDASGNPAIPVNAHSRLAHMDGKTKLLRRAYSYSSGLDLKTGQLDAGLFFICFQRDIRKQFVAMQERLAASDKLNEYISHIGSASFACFPGATEGGYIGDQLF
- the efeO gene encoding iron uptake system protein EfeO, giving the protein MNIRYALAFTALAAVLVTAGCSSNTNNAAGSTPAAANSTNAANSAADTSAANSATTSPSDASAVDLTAAIDSYRAYVIQETDALVKDTGSFVDAINSGKLEEAKQLYAPARMHYERIEPIAEALGDLDPNIDARDGDVEPAEWRGFHRLEKALWEDKSTDGTKEFADRLLSDTKLLRAKVETVEIDPSLLVTGAVELLNEVSTSKVTGEEDRYSRTDLYDFAANVEGAQKIYELLKPSLADKDAELNQKIADSFKVLQDELNAYAKDGGYVSYDVLKEDEVRKLSQNLDALAEPLSQMGTLLGV